A stretch of DNA from Sander lucioperca isolate FBNREF2018 chromosome 8, SLUC_FBN_1.2, whole genome shotgun sequence:
AGCATCCTTGTAGAACTTGACCAGAGTACTATAAGTGAGAATCAGAAAGAATTATGAACTAAAGATTGGTTTGGAATGACTTTGTGCAGCCTGTTTTACCAGATGTTCCAGGGTTTGTCTTTGATGTTCTCCAAAGACAACATCTGTGAGACTTTGACAGAAGACATGGCATCACGCAGATCCGTCTTGTTAGCGAAGAACAATACTGGTATCTTTTTGCTGCGGATATCTGGATAATAAGACAGACATGAAGACCAGTGAATCATTGGCAAAGAGAGataaaaatctttttatttttttgtttatccaATAAGGAGTAAAGTATCAGCAAAGTTTATAGTTTGTGTAGACATATAGCCTATCTTTAAATGTGATTATTCTTAATTAATACATGAAAAAGTTGTACCATATTGGACCAAGTGCCATGATGGAGGACTAAAACTAGCAGGTTTTCATTTAACTAAAAGTGACACCCAGTGATTTCAATGATCTCTCCATCGTGTTTTCGCCAGTGAAATGAACTTTTATAGTCTTAAGCTTAGTTTTTCATGCCACATGGTTTAACATGCCAGATTCAGACAATGAGTATACTAACAACTTAATTCCAGGACACTGTTAATAGTAATACTAATGcctaaaaagaaatgcaaattcaAACTGTATCATTTCTATTATTTCACAGAATATGAACCATGCTTGacaatgtattttttaaaaggCCACACTTGTTGTCATatatcattattataaaaaaaatagcatCCATACTCTGTCTTTATACAAATGAGTTAAAACAGCATTGCCGGTATTTTGTACCTTCGTGATTGAGAAGAGTATCTAGCTCCTCTTTGGCAACAACCATTCTCAGTTTGTCACCGCTGTCAATGACAAATATGATGGCATGGCTCTCTCTAAAGAAAGACCAGAGCAGAAGTTATAAATGACACAGACTCATGTTACAGTGATGCGTTTTGATAAGCATGTTGTGTGTTTCATACTTGTAGTAATGTTCCCATAGGTTTCTATATCTGCTCTGCCCAGACATATCAAAGACCGTAAAAGACAGGCTgcatgcagaaaaaaagagaggacagaAAGCTGAGAGCGATACTTTATGCCGCAttagccttttttttaatttcatgtcTGTAAACTAGTCAAAAATAATAGTGataaatatacattatacatttctaCCTTGAACTCTTGAACTTCTCAATGTTGAAGCCAATTGTTGGGACTATATCTGGTGCCGGtttctgcgcacacacacaatcgcacgcgcacgtgcgcacacacacacacacacacacacacagccaagtAATGGCAAAAGTATGTCAACAAGTAGTATAAGGAAAGTAAGATATGGGCTTTACCTGACTAACATGTTTCCATTCTTCTGACAATGGGCCTAAATGATTGGAATTCTGAAAGCAAGCAATCAGTGAATGATTGCAGTGAAATAAAGGAAATTTTGATAGGCCTTGCCCCAAATTTATCCCAAATGATCATGgtagaagatttttttttttttttaatgcataaCAAGTTTGTGTACCCACATTACAGACTACGGTACACAAAGGCCTCTCACTTTTTCTAACAAAAtttaattatttcattattaaagTTTAATCCCACAGTCTCATGTACTTACATTAGACGGTTTGAGTTGGTTGATGATGGTAGTTTTGCCACTGTTGTCCAGTCCCAAACACAAAACGTTGACCTCTTTTTTCCTCAGGCCGAGCCAGCCCGACAGTTTATCCAGCAGCCCCATTAGACTTGATTGACGCTACAACATTTAAATCGTAACGCATCACCCCATGGATAGTCTGACTATTGGAAATTAAATAGAATTTACAAATTCTCTACAAATTCTCTTAATGATAAACATAGCTGCGGATCGTGAGTTCCCAGTCCTTGCTTTGAATAGTGTCACAAGCTGAGATGCCGCCTGGGCATAGGTAATCCTATTAAGGCGAATTAAGCTCTGTGAACCACCTGGTGACCGGAGTATGGCGCTCTCCAGGCCCCCTATCCTGATTTCCTACTCTAACACCTTACCTTACTTTAATTGGAGTCACCATCAATCTGTTTTGTCATTCTGTGTGTTTTACTCTAAGTCAAGCAGTCTGTGATGAGAGTGTTGATATAAATctacaataaatgaaaaatataaaaaacagaCAGCTCCAGGCCTGGAGCTGGTCAGTGATCCAACAGCTCCATCTCTTGGTTATCAGTTATGTGCACAACTTCATGTAAGTTGCCAGGTTGAAGAGGTGGTACATGTTTGATATATTAGAcaataatttacattaaagGCTAATTAAAGCGATAACTCGGAGATTTGACTGCCTCTGAGAGGTTTTTTTTCAATGGGCGGCAAGGTTTCTCCTTAATTTTAGCATTGAAAACAAGGACATTTCACAACCTGAAAGATACATGATAGCAATATTTCATTTAAATCAgtgctgttttgattttgattaaaaaatggAAACAACATTAAATGAGCAGTCAACCACCAGAACTGTTCGTCTTTATTTGCAAATAAATATTCGCTGTAACTGCCTCTTACAGTGTGGAAGATCTACAACATCTCTTTGGAAAttatagaaaaataaaatacaagaattatAAGTATACTTGTACTTTGTACAAAAGAACGTTCTAACATTGCTCAGCAGTAGAACATGCTAAACAAACAGCATCTAATATTCTCCTTAGTCTGTAGAAGGGTGGTGACcgcaagcgtgtgtgtgtgcaaatacTTTGTATGTGAGTGTATATGCGTGTTTGGATGTGTGCGTGCACCTTTCCTACTCCTGCAGGCTGGGATGCATAACTACGCTGTGACCGAAAGGCACAGATCTCTAGATCCAGTCTGCCTTTGACATTAATCATCGAGCCACAATTCGTAAGAAAAAACATTGCTGTAGAGGGGCGGTCGCTCTCTTGAATATGGAATACAACTCAAAGTAATGGCTAGGTCCTGTGACTGCACTGAAACTTATGAACCACACCTAAAGTGTTTCTGTCTTGTGTGGTTAACGGACTGTAAGGCATTCTACGTgcgtgtgtaagtgtgtgtgtgtgtgtgtgtgtgtgtgtgtgtgtgtgtgagagtaagtaagtaagtgtgtTTGTTACTGTTGATGTTAGAATGACACATGATGAGTTATGATGCTGCTGTTTATATTTATTCTCCCTCTGCCGTCATTAAAGTCACTTACTGTCTCTGCTGGACAGCTCTGTCCTGATCACACAAACCCAAGACTACTGCCTTTTCTCACTGGTTTCCATCCACCAGGTTTTAGCTACTTCTGCTGCCCCCAACTCAACTAACTGGCTATATTCTGCAGCAATGCCTATTCACCACTGACTTAGCAGATGAAGaaaaatgattattttaatgGCAAACATCTGACAAATTGACATTATCTACTGCAGATCCAACAATTTTCATTCCAGACTACATCTATGTACACTGCTTTCCCATATTGCCACAAATGCCACAACCTTTACATaaccacaatgtaaaaacagACTGGAGTAGAGTTACGTCCAGTAGCTTTGCATCTACGACACCATATTCTGCTCTGACATCTTGGATCAACTTTGTCCACGAAATGCACTGCAttagtgtgtgtgcaggcaaaaagaaacaatgaatgTATATTAAAGCATTTTGGCTAATTCTGAAGAACCATATAAGTCCATGTTAAGTTTCCAGACAAACATCTCCTATATATATCTAAATTCTGTTAACATTCATATGTTAGGACAGTGGAGATTGTGTACTTTCAGGCAATGTATAACATTTACAATCCAAAATAAATCAGGCTTATCGTTACACAACTGTGAGTACACTGGTTGTTAAAAACTGTCAGAATAGACTTGTATGGTTATTCATCTGAAGGCAACGGATCCAGTTCTGCAAGCTAAGCATGTGACAATAGAAACAGGTGGATGGTGTGGTGGGAGCCTCATGTTAACATGTCAACAAGAGTTCTCTCATTGCACAATTCTTCATCTTTCTCTGAGATACTGAGGTGACTGCATAATACTGTATTGCTGATTTGGATaaaaatctgaaataaataaaacatcttaaatAAGATCCAGATTTACTAGGGCTTTCACATACAGGACTGCACATATATAGATATTAGGTTATGATAATAATTATCGATTAATTGTCTATACACTTTTGAACATTCAAGAAATCTCCATAACTTGCTTCTCACTTCTTTATTCAAGTATTAGCATACCAGATTCTCTGGAGAGAGGGTTAACTAAAGCAAAGCAAATAACACCTCCATGGTAAATAATCAAACtctgaaataaaatatattgagGATACTTTTCGATTGCACACCCGATAGCAGCTACATGAGCACATAACTCAGAGCgagaaaatggcaaaaaagaagaagaaaatagtCAAAAGTTCCGGTAGATTACGTTTGCAAATCTACATCTCTAGATATTGTTGCTTCACACACAAAgtactgctgctgcaacaagGCATTACATTCCCCTAAGTGAGGGCCTGGGCCAGTCTTTAAAGTCGATCAGGCTGCAATAGTCTGGCAGAGCCAGGTATACTGGGTAAGGGGTGTATAGTAGGAAAAAGTCTGTTACTAATGGATGTGAGGGAGACCAGGGGGCAGTCTGCTGTGGTAGTCTGTCCAATTGCCTCCTTTATGAGGGGTTAAGACTCAGGCACAGGCTGCAGACGGTCTGTCCAATGGTCTAGACTTCACTTCCCTCTGGTCCATCTATCTGTCCATCCCAGGTTGTGTTAAAGGTTGTCCTCATACATGAAAACCCTTCTCCTGTTCGTGCAGTAGCTGAAGGCGGAGGGTCTGTACGCTGCTGGTGATCCGCCTCTGGTGGCCGATCAGCTCCACCCCTATACGCCTCACATCTCTAGGCCGAGAGgggaaacacaaaaacaaacacacacaagacgCTTTAAGTCTTACTTGTGAGGACTTTTCATTGACTTCATTTATTGCCTCATTTGTTTCTTCTTCAGGGAAGCCCTTTGCATCACGTAGGCAATGTTAACTCTGTCTGGTAAAAGGAGGTGATATTTTGATCACAAATGTGCTATAAGCGCCATAAACTGTCCTCAGTCATAAGGGCTGagtgaagattaaaaaaaagatctcaCTTTGAAGTTACATCGCTCATTTTTCTATCCTTGTAAAAACATCTTATGTATGTGAAAACATGTGCACACTGAGtttatgtaaaacaaaacatatcTATCCTACAACCACAGGGCTGTATCAACAAATCAAAAAGGGGAGCAAAAtctcaaacatgtttttttttattttttataaattattgACGTGGTAACTCTGTGGCTCAGTATTAAGATGCGTTATTTCACACTGGGAATTTGATGCCGGACCATGACCAAAACATCACGCCTCTAATTAGCTCGGGGCTGATAGTGTGCTGGAATTtaatttcttctttcaaatggtttcattttcataaTAGATACCCGTCAGGGGTGCATTATAAAACATCTcttttgtatgtaaaaaaaaaatacaagctcATTAAGTGATGTaaacactaactaactaactaacacaAACTAAATTAAGAAAGGTAAGCAATTAAGTAATTAAAGGACTATTCTTGCAGTTTAGTATTAgatagggatgtcccgatcaggtttttttgccctcgagtccgagtccgagtcatttgattttgagtatctaacGATACTGAGTCCCGATCAggtacttctataataattcaactttataatacctccagaccgcagacatactcacgctttctgcttcaagctgcttccgtgttctactttgccggcatttaaccaatagcgtctctgcaacaaagtgatgtcatgccgcacgcgttgctgtttctgtgtggagtcaaaagggtccaccgcataactatagatgtgttaaaaaataatgagaatatatatacatatatatccgagtcctgatcgggaggtatcgtccgattccgatcgagtctgaaaccacgtgatcgggcccgatttccgatcacatgatcagatctggacatccctagtattAGACATACATAACGTTGGGGTCATCAAACAGCAGAAGCTGAAATATCCTGAATTTTAAGTATGAGTCTTGAGCCAAAAACCCTGGATCCTACACCATTATGCAACAAAAAATCTTTCAATCTTCACACCCCCAGTTTGAACCACAGGCATTCTGTTAAAGGTTAAAGTCTCAAGCTGAATTtgagataaccctgatgacatcactatgacatcatcagggttattttccCAGACTTTTGAAAGCTCCCTCCGAGAGCCACAGGAGACTGAATAGTACTCCTAACAAGTAACAAACTTCATGAGTAATTATTAGTATTGTGTCCCTTTATATCACCACTGCTGCTGCAAAGATAGGTCCTATTTGGTTTCATGCCATTTAATAATGGTAATAATATTTTAGCTCTGCTACTCACTCAATATTCATCCTCGCCACAGAATCCAACGTGTTGTAGCCAGCTGCCATGAAATTGCTCTTGTACTGAGTCATCTTAATGGAGTCCAGCCAGTCGCCGATGGAGATGAACATCGGGTAGTCCATTTCCTCCCCCGGAGACTCCGGTAGActgatacaaaaaataaaaaataacccaGATAATGTCAGATCCTGCCAGTATTCCTAAACATTTCAGAGGTAGACAACTGACCTTACTGGCTTAAAGATTTCAGcgtgacacacacacttggTCCTACTTTTAGGCGTAGGAGTAAGAGCATTTTATAAACTTTCTTAACCAGAAAAGTCACCCTATCTTTGCCTGGTTTTAGGAGAGATGTCCTATCAAAGCTTACTGTGTATTGTAACTCAAATAACTCAAGTTCTGTTCTTAGTTCAGAGATGCTTGAAAAATACGATTCCCTGTCACCACAGCTTAAATTAACTTACAGcaggcacgtgcacacacagaccTCAAAAGGGGCTTGAGCACCTGACCTTTTTCTTCCTTGAGAGAAAGTGCccttttttaattaataaaaaagggcacttttttaattcaatatttcttgaatgaaaaaaatctaaatatcagATCGGGAGATGAAACTGTcgatccctctctctctctctttgatgCTTCTCCTTgtgccacccccccccccccccacacacacacacacacagtgcgtggcactatctttgtggggacccgttactgacataatgcattccctagccccttaccctaaccttaaccatcacaacttaatgcctaaccctaaccctaacccttaccctaaccataacctaattctaaccctaatcctaaaaccaagtcttaaccctaaAAAaaccctttaaagttgtggggtccagcattttggccccacaaagctgtccggaccccacaagtatactgtaaaagacaaaacaaatagtTAAGTTCTGTCTTGCTAACATGCATCAGCTACTAGCTTATGTAATAAGTTAGCTAAGGTTTAGCTGAGGCATCATGGCCATACAGACTAATGTACTGTGGCCTACCTAATGGAGACACTCCAGGTGAACAGCTACAGTAAAATCAGTGTCTAATAACGTCATTGCAATCGCTACattgatatgcaaattaggcgTTAATTAAAATGCACTAATTTCCATACATTTGACAAGGCAACTACAACTAAAACATATCAGCACAGAACTTCCCCAGTAAATGA
This window harbors:
- the LOC116037813 gene encoding ADP-ribosylation factor-like protein 6 isoform X1, which produces MGLLDKLSGWLGLRKKEVNVLCLGLDNSGKTTIINQLKPSNNSNHLGPLSEEWKHVSQKPAPDIVPTIGFNIEKFKSSSLSFTVFDMSGQSRYRNLWEHYYKESHAIIFVIDSGDKLRMVVAKEELDTLLNHEDIRSKKIPVLFFANKTDLRDAMSSVKVSQMLSLENIKDKPWNICASNAIKGEGLQEGLDWLQEQIAQSYENNEHMND
- the LOC116037813 gene encoding ADP-ribosylation factor-like protein 6 isoform X2, giving the protein MGLLDKLSGWLGLRKKEVNVLCLGLDNSGKTTIINQLKPSNNSNHLGPLSEEWKHVSQKPAPDIVPTIGFNIEKFKSSSLSFTVFDMSGQSRYRNLWEHYYKESHAIIFVIDSGDKLRMVVAKEELDTLLNHEDIRSKKIPVLFFANKTDLRDAMSSVKVSQMLSLENIKDKPWNICASNAIKGEGLQEGLDWLQDHMKTMST
- the LOC116037813 gene encoding ADP-ribosylation factor-like protein 6 isoform X4 — its product is MGLLDKLSGWLGLRKKEVNVLCLGLDNSGKTTIINQLKPSNKPAPDIVPTIGFNIEKFKSSSLSFTVFDMSGQSRYRNLWEHYYKESHAIIFVIDSGDKLRMVVAKEELDTLLNHEDIRSKKIPVLFFANKTDLRDAMSSVKVSQMLSLENIKDKPWNICASNAIKGEGLQEGLDWLQDHMKTMST
- the LOC116037813 gene encoding ADP-ribosylation factor-like protein 6 isoform X3; its protein translation is MGLLDKLSGWLGLRKKEVNVLCLGLDNSGKTTIINQLKPSNKPAPDIVPTIGFNIEKFKSSSLSFTVFDMSGQSRYRNLWEHYYKESHAIIFVIDSGDKLRMVVAKEELDTLLNHEDIRSKKIPVLFFANKTDLRDAMSSVKVSQMLSLENIKDKPWNICASNAIKGEGLQEGLDWLQEQIAQSYENNEHMND